TGATGGAAATTTGACCATGTATGACATAAGGGCATATCTCGATCTGCCGGGCATCATAACAATACACATACCTTCATCTAATCCGCTTGGCGCGTTGACCGCAGACAACATAACCATACCAAGCCTTTCGCCCGGCCAGTCCTATCAGTTGATATTCCTAGTTGATACTTCCTCGGCGGCTTCTCCCGGCGCTTATCCCATAGAACTCTTCCTTGGATGGCACTACAATAATACGCCCTACGAGTTTACCAAGACATACAATGCGAATTTAACCGTTTCGCCCACGGTTGAGCAGAAGATCTCACAGGCGTTTACCTTCGATCCCTTGAACATAGCTGTACTTGCCGTCATAGTGGCAGTCATAGTAGGTCTTTCAGTGTATGCGACAAGCCATAGAAAGAGAGCTAAAAAAAGATGAAATGGTAAAATTTTTTCATAAACGCCATATTAAAATATACAATATTTTGACCGCGTGTTGAAAGCGTTTCCAGCGGACAGCGAAATTCATATATGTAGATAAAATATACACCCTAAACTTCCTGAAATTATGAGCGGAAGTAGTGTAGTCTGGCATCACAGGAGCTTCCCATGGAGACGGAAAAAGCTCCTAACCCGGGTTCAAATCCCGGCTTCCGCACTTTTATAGCTTTTTGATGCGCTGACCGTTATACCGCTCTGACATTCACACATCTCTGAAGGGACAGAAGTTCCTGATTCAACGACACACATATGATACCTTCTAAAGGTGCATGTGGACATGGTTGGCAGAGGCCATAACCTTAATCCGAATATCCCAGCAATATCTATAAATCAACGTCAACAATAACCTGCAAATGGAAATTGCTGATCAGTACTACAGAGCCATAAAGAAGATAAAGGAGATGGCAGAGCCTTCAAACAAGGCATATCTAACCTCTTCCAAGCTGGCGGATATGCTCGGTATCAGTCAGCAATCAGCCTCAAGGATAATAATAGATCTCGAAAAAAATGGATACATAACACGCACCGTGACCAAGAGAGGTCAGATCCTGAACATAACTGAAAAGGGACTCGACGTGTTATATACCGAATTTGCCGATCTGTCCCGGATACTCTCCATAAGGAATAACATCTTTATAACAGGTACTGTGACACCTGGCATGGGAGAGGGCAGATATTACGTTGCAAGAAAGCAGTATATAATACAATTTCAGGAAAAACTCGGCATAATACCCTACCTTGGCACTCTGAACATAAAGGTTGATCAGTCCAGCCTCTCAGAACTCAGGAAGATCAGAGGGTTCAAGGGTATCCATATAGAAGGGTTCAAGACAGAAGACAGAACGTTCGGATCAGTCAAGGCTTTTTCAGCTAAAATACAGAGTGTACCGTGTTTTGTTATAATGCCAGAAAGAACAGTATATACAGACGTGATCGAGATCATCTCGGACAAATACCTGAGGGATACGCTAGGACTGAAAGATGGCGATCGCGTCACCATAGAAGTTTATACATGAAAAATGTATGAATATCGCGGGAGAAAGACTCTAGCACTGGTTTTTCTATACTTCTATCTCGCCGTTAAGTATCTCATCGATCACGCGCTGGAATGCTGATATAACGCGATCTTTATTCATCTTACAGTCAAGCACCTCCATATATATCTCATAGGATTCTTCTGATATATCCCTGCCCTGAAAGACGGTGATTGTGCCGCATGTTCTTCCGGCATCAAAGTTCAGCATATACTTTAGCACCACAGTTACGTCCTTCTCCTCGATATATTGTGTTTTTTCCAATGTATCAGATTCAAACGCCATGCCATCACCCCTTTTTGAATATCAGTACTTATCAAGACCATGTTCCCAAGCATCTCTGATCTCTTCGACCGGTACATTTATGATGTTCAAACCGGCTTCGTCTATAATTATCCTGTCTCCTCCAGTTTCTCCAATGCGCTTGACAGAGACGTTTCCAGAACCTTCCATAAACTCTTCCTCCATGTTCCTAGGTACTTCAACAACTATTCCATTCCCGCATTCGGAGAAAAGTTTTACAGTTGGTCTGGCTGAAGAAACATTGCTTATATCTGCGTGGAAACCTATACCGGATCCAAAGGACATCTCTGCAAGAGCTGTAAAGAGACCACCTGATGACACATCATGGCTTGATAAAATCGCATCCCTCTTCAGATTGATGAAATCGCGAACAGCCGTCAGCTCGTCCAGATCAGGGATCGGAAGATAACCTTCGCTATATCCGCGCATCCTGTTGTATTCGCTTCCGGTCAGGTTGTCACATGGCGATCCTATCAGATACAGCGCATTGCCCGGCCCTTTTATGTACGTGGTCCTGGATCTCCTCACATCATCTATGATCCCCACCATCAGGATCGTCGGCGTCGGCATTATATCCGTCTTCTTATATTCGTTGTAGAAACTCACATTTCCGGCCACGATAGGTAATCCCAATTTTCTGCAGAAATCGCCTATCGCCCTGACAGATTCAACGAACTGGCCCATGATCTCTTCGCGCTCAGGATTTCCAAAGTTGAGCGCATCCACAACGGAATGAGGCACGCCCCCGGTTGATAGAATGTTCTTGTACGCCTCCACCAGCGTCCACATGGTGCCTGAGTATGGATCAACGCTCACCATGTTCGGCCTTGATCCAGAGGTTATGACCAAACCACGCATTGATTGTTCCAGCGGCTTTATTACAGTCGCGTCCGCGTGCGTTTCTCTATTGGGCCGACCAACGAACGGAGTGACGATGGTGGATCCTCTGACCGTATGGTCATACTGCCTTACAACCTTGAATCTTGCGCATAGATTCAGCCTGGAAATGAACTGAACAACGAAACTGCTTAGGTCCTCAGGTTCCTCAGGTATTGCAATGTATCTCTCCGATTCCTTCAATCTGTAAGGTCTTTGATAAACAGGAGCGTCATCCAGGAATTTTATATCCATATCTATTATCTTTCTTTTTCTGTAGTATACTCTGATCCTGCGATCTTCTGTCACCTTTCCTATCACGGAGAAATCCAGATTCCATTTTTCGGCTATTCTCTTTATCTTTTCCACATCTTCCGGATAGCACTCCATCAGCATGCGTTCCTGGCTCTCGCTTATCCATATCTCCCAGCCCGACATGCTGGATTCCTTCAGCTTGATATCATCGAGCACAATCTCCGCTCCAAATCCCCCGGCATAGACCATCTCCGTTGCTGCGCTTGACAAACCGCCGCCGCCAAGATCCTTCATCGCACGAATCAATCCCTCGTCATTTGCCTCCAGAACGGCCTTTATCATAGGATGTTCAACGATGGGATTACCCAGCTGTATGGCCAATCTACTGCTCTTGGTTATCTTTCCAAGTGTTGTGCTTGCGAAGTTGACGCCATGTATTCCATCCCTGCCTGTTTTGCCTCCCATTAGAACAAGGATATCCCCGGCTTTATACGATTTGGATCTGACAATCTTGTCCTTTCTGACTATACCTATACACCCTGCATTCACGAGAGGATTGGAGTTGTAGAGCCTGTCAAAATATAGTGATCCGGCCACATTTGGTATACCTATTCTGTTTCCGTAATCTCTTATGCCGCTGACCACTCCATCAAATATATAACGCGGGGATAGAAGACCCTCGTACCTGTCCGATGAGACATCCCCAAGAAACAGAGAATCCACAAGTGCAACAGGCTGTGCACCCATGCAGAGAACATCGCGGACTATTCCGCCTATACCGGTTGCAGCACCTCCATATGGTTCTACAGCACTTGGATGGTTATGGCTCTCCATCTTCAGTACATAGGCATTTTCGCCATCAAAATCAACAACACCAGCATCATCTTCCATAGCAAGAATCGTGTAATCTGTTTTGAGAGAGCCGAGATATTTTTTGAGATAATATTTGGAGGATTTATAGGAGCAGTGCTCGCTCCATGACTGAGCCACGGCGTGAATTTCGGCATCGATTGGATCGCGACCTTCCCTTTCAAAGTATGCCTTCAATGATCTCATCTCGTCCAGCGAAAGGGCAAGCCCAAGCCTCTTGCTTATCGCCTTCAGCCTGCTATCATTCGCATCTCTGAGTTTGACCGTCCTGAAAATCATCACTGGGGCATGCGGTCTTCATTAATAAATCAGTTGAGAATCCCTCGACGATTTTACCTGAATATATAGCTATCAGATCTGGCCTTCTCGGTGGAACCTCTTTCCTCTCCCTCTGCCTCCACATAACTGTATATCTCAAGCAGCGAGGATATGTGCCTCTCAAGGCTGTATTTATTCTCCACAATGCGCCTAGCCTCTGTAGCCAGTTTTCTGCGATCCGCTGAAAGTATTCTTTTGGCACTCTCTTGTGCCGAACGCACATCGTTGAAATCCACGTAAGATATCGCTTCGCTATCCTCCTTGACGGGAAAATCATTTGAAACCATCACGGGCACCCCTGATGAAAGTGCCTCGAATACGGATATGCCGAATGTATCAGCCGATGATGGATAGACAAACATGCTCGCGTTTTCCATGAGCTCCCTCTTTTTCTCATCGTCGACATATCCTAAGATCTCCACATTCTTCATTTGATGTGCATGTACGATTCTCTTTATCCTGTCCAGTTCTGGTCCTATGCCTGCTATTTTGAACTTAACACCATCGCTCTTCATGGCCTCGGCCAGATCCAATACCCTGTAAACTCCCTTGTCCACGGTGATTCTACCCAGATAAAGTATGTACTTTTCCTCAGGTATGTACTGACTGCATCTATATTTATCAGTATCAACAAACAGGGGGAGAGTGATCACATTGTTTACACCATTTCTCCTGAGATACTCCTCAACAACCTTACTTGGGGCCATGACAACCCTGCATTTCCGGTACAGATACATGCTATAGCGTTCTCCCAGAGAGAATGCAAAATCCTGAAAAGGCATATTAATGCTATCCTTCATCTTAGATATGTCTGTGTGAAACGTGGCAACGGGGGGAATACCAAGCCTTCTGGCCACAAGATATCCTATTGAGCTCATATAGAAGGCATTGTGAAGATGGATTATATCAGGATCAAACTCTATAGCCCTTCTGAAAATCGAGAATGGCAGGAAGAAAAAAGGTACTCTGTACTGTGGATACGGTAGGAATGGGACAGTTAAGCGTGGAATGTACACGTTATGCTCCCGCTTATCGCCGGTAAGAGAGAATATCATGACCTCGTGCCCCTCGCTTTCCAGCTTGTCTTTTACCTCCTTCAAATACACTGATACTCCATCGGGAGTGGGATAATATGTGTCCGTAAAATAAAGTATCCTCAATTCTTACCTCTTGTCACATTATTACAGGTATAATTTTATATTTACCGTATCCCACCAGTACCCTGGCATATCCATGCTTCCATGGATTTATGTCTGAATCAACATACAATGTCCTCATGTTTTCGGCCTTTGAAGGCGATGCAACGATCACTATGTCATCCTCGCTGATCATCCCCAATATTCTGCCGGATAACTGCTTGTTGCCGCGTCCGATCAGAAAGTTCTGACCGCCTATGGGTGATATTATTATACGGCATCCATTCCGGCAGGCCTCATAGATATCACTCTCTGCGGCGTCCTGCTTCAGCAGCTTCCTGTCCTTGATGATATCAAAAGCAAGCGGATTTGTTGATATGCCCATCTCCTTCTCGATGGTTTTGCATGTGTTCCCTGGCCCAATTATATAATAGCGATCATCCATATGCTCCATTATATATTCAGCTATATCTTCAGCACCTCCAGTATCGTATTCCGCCTTTGAGGACACAATTATGTCGTTTACATCCGGTACCTTAAGGTATCCATATGACTTTGCACTGAGTATACCCCTTCTATAAAGATCCTCGTCTATATCCATAACCTCAGCATCTATTCCATGAAGTTTCTCAATATTCAGTGAATTCATGCTCAATGCTGCATGGCGAGGACTGATGGCAAATACAGAGCTGTACATCTTTACCCCTGCAGGTATTCCTATAACCGGTATCCTCACTCCAGCAGAA
This Thermoplasma sp. Kam2015 DNA region includes the following protein-coding sequences:
- a CDS encoding ATP-NAD kinase family protein; its protein translation is MSDTDKIKVAFFVNPLAGYGSLLNMKGSDGLQIVDPERSVSIARSMDFLKDVDYSKFIFLVPSGYMGEVEISEFTDAYSVTYHSGWPTTREDTIGFLKTIDDADILVFAGGDGTARDIISAGVRIPVIGIPAGVKMYSSVFAISPRHAALSMNSLNIEKLHGIDAEVMDIDEDLYRRGILSAKSYGYLKVPDVNDIIVSSKAEYDTGGAEDIAEYIMEHMDDRYYIIGPGNTCKTIEKEMGISTNPLAFDIIKDRKLLKQDAAESDIYEACRNGCRIIISPIGGQNFLIGRGNKQLSGRILGMISEDDIVIVASPSKAENMRTLYVDSDINPWKHGYARVLVGYGKYKIIPVIM
- a CDS encoding glycosyltransferase, whose protein sequence is MRILYFTDTYYPTPDGVSVYLKEVKDKLESEGHEVMIFSLTGDKREHNVYIPRLTVPFLPYPQYRVPFFFLPFSIFRRAIEFDPDIIHLHNAFYMSSIGYLVARRLGIPPVATFHTDISKMKDSINMPFQDFAFSLGERYSMYLYRKCRVVMAPSKVVEEYLRRNGVNNVITLPLFVDTDKYRCSQYIPEEKYILYLGRITVDKGVYRVLDLAEAMKSDGVKFKIAGIGPELDRIKRIVHAHQMKNVEILGYVDDEKKRELMENASMFVYPSSADTFGISVFEALSSGVPVMVSNDFPVKEDSEAISYVDFNDVRSAQESAKRILSADRRKLATEARRIVENKYSLERHISSLLEIYSYVEAEGEERGSTEKARSDSYIFR
- a CDS encoding winged helix-turn-helix domain-containing protein/riboflavin kinase, with protein sequence MEIADQYYRAIKKIKEMAEPSNKAYLTSSKLADMLGISQQSASRIIIDLEKNGYITRTVTKRGQILNITEKGLDVLYTEFADLSRILSIRNNIFITGTVTPGMGEGRYYVARKQYIIQFQEKLGIIPYLGTLNIKVDQSSLSELRKIRGFKGIHIEGFKTEDRTFGSVKAFSAKIQSVPCFVIMPERTVYTDVIEIISDKYLRDTLGLKDGDRVTIEVYT
- the purL gene encoding phosphoribosylformylglycinamidine synthase subunit PurL, which codes for MIFRTVKLRDANDSRLKAISKRLGLALSLDEMRSLKAYFEREGRDPIDAEIHAVAQSWSEHCSYKSSKYYLKKYLGSLKTDYTILAMEDDAGVVDFDGENAYVLKMESHNHPSAVEPYGGAATGIGGIVRDVLCMGAQPVALVDSLFLGDVSSDRYEGLLSPRYIFDGVVSGIRDYGNRIGIPNVAGSLYFDRLYNSNPLVNAGCIGIVRKDKIVRSKSYKAGDILVLMGGKTGRDGIHGVNFASTTLGKITKSSRLAIQLGNPIVEHPMIKAVLEANDEGLIRAMKDLGGGGLSSAATEMVYAGGFGAEIVLDDIKLKESSMSGWEIWISESQERMLMECYPEDVEKIKRIAEKWNLDFSVIGKVTEDRRIRVYYRKRKIIDMDIKFLDDAPVYQRPYRLKESERYIAIPEEPEDLSSFVVQFISRLNLCARFKVVRQYDHTVRGSTIVTPFVGRPNRETHADATVIKPLEQSMRGLVITSGSRPNMVSVDPYSGTMWTLVEAYKNILSTGGVPHSVVDALNFGNPEREEIMGQFVESVRAIGDFCRKLGLPIVAGNVSFYNEYKKTDIMPTPTILMVGIIDDVRRSRTTYIKGPGNALYLIGSPCDNLTGSEYNRMRGYSEGYLPIPDLDELTAVRDFINLKRDAILSSHDVSSGGLFTALAEMSFGSGIGFHADISNVSSARPTVKLFSECGNGIVVEVPRNMEEEFMEGSGNVSVKRIGETGGDRIIIDEAGLNIINVPVEEIRDAWEHGLDKY